GGAGATAAGGTAGGTCTTATGCCGGATGCACATCCTCTTTTCTTTAAGCTGATTTTTGCCAAGCCTTCCGGTAAGATTTTAGGAGCACAAGCAATAGGAAAAGGAAATGTCGATAAGCGTATAGATGTTATAGCTTCATTTATTATGTTGGGCGGAACCTTGGAGGACTTAAAAGAGTTGGAGCTTTGTTATTCCCCGATGTTCGGGACTGCAAAGGATATTGTTAACCATGCAGCTCTTGTAGGCTTAAATATTTTAAACGGAGTGTATAAGCAGGTTCCAGTTACAATGGTAAGAGAGCTTGTAGAAAACAATGCTTTTATTGTTGATGTCCGCGAGCCCAAGGAATTTGAAGCGGGCCATCTTTTAAATGCCGTAAATATTCCTTTGAGTCAATTACGAGAAAGAATGAATGAGATTCCGAAAGATAAGCCTGTATATGTACATTGCCGCTCAAGCCAGAGAAGCTACAATGCTCTTTGTGCTTTAAAAGGAAAAGGATATAAGAACATAGTAAATATTATGGGTTCATTTTTAGGCATAAGTCTTTATGAATACTTTAATGACATTACTCAAAACCGAAAGCCGATAGTTACTAAATATAATTTTAGATAGGAAAAAGCTTTTGGAAGATAAAAAAATACCGGCAAAGGTAAAGGGGCTGTCAAAATTCGATGTTTTAAATCTTGTAATAGGTTCAATTATCGGATGGGGTTCTTTTATTTTGCCGGGAACTCTTTTTTTACCTAATTCGGGGGTTATAAATACCGTCCTTGGCCTTTGTATAGGTGGCCTTTTTGTTATAGTAATACAAAAGGCTTATCAGGTTATGCTTAGCAATCATGTAGGCGAGGGCGGTGAATTTTCCTATACCTTGACAAATATGGGAAAGGTACACGGTTTTGTTGTAGGCTGGTCATTGAGTCTTTGTTATTTGAGCATGATACCTTTAAATGCAACAGCTTATGTTCTTATATTGCGTAAGATTTTCGGTAAAGCGATGCTATGGGGCTATATGTATGATTTTGGCCAAACAAGTGTCTATCTTGCCGATATTCTTATAGCCTCAGCTCCGATTATAGTTTTCACTATAATCAATTTAAGAGGGCTTTCTTTAAGTGCAAAGATACAAAACATCATGAGCTCTGCGCTTGTGCTTATCGTTATAGTTTTATTTTTTATAATTTTGGGAAAAAGCGATTTAAAAGTCTTTTTCGATAATTATTTGGGCTATGATAAAATATCTTTGGCAAAAACCGCATCGATAATAGCTATAATTCCTTTTTTGTTTGTGGGCTTTGATGTAGTTCCGCAAGTGTCCTGCGATTTGGGGTTTGCTCCGTCTAAGACACATTTGCCTACGATTATTTCCATAATTTTCGGCATCTTGCTATACAGCCTTTTAAACATGATAGGAGCTTTGAGCTATGGCCCTGAAGAAGCTGCTAAGGTTGAGTGGGCAGTCGCCTCATCAGTAACAAGCAAGACCGGCTTTATCGGTTTTTTCTTTTTACTCATTGCAATTTTTTCGGCTGTTACCGGAGGTATTAACGGCTTTATGATAAGCAGCAGTAAATTGCTTGGAGCCTTGTCCAATGAAAAGCTTTCTCCGGCTTTTTTGGGTAAAAAGAACGATAAGAATTTATACCCGAATGCAATTTTGTTTATTACGGGCATAAGTTTAATAGGACCATGGATAGGACGAGAAGTAATTATTTTGATTGTGGATATGGCCTCCGTGTTGGCTGCATTGGCTTATACCTATGTGGGTATAATAGGAGTCAGAAAAGGTAAAAATTTATTTGAAAAAACAATGTGTGCTTTTTCGGGTCTTATAG
The DNA window shown above is from Treponema denticola and carries:
- a CDS encoding APC family permease is translated as MEDKKIPAKVKGLSKFDVLNLVIGSIIGWGSFILPGTLFLPNSGVINTVLGLCIGGLFVIVIQKAYQVMLSNHVGEGGEFSYTLTNMGKVHGFVVGWSLSLCYLSMIPLNATAYVLILRKIFGKAMLWGYMYDFGQTSVYLADILIASAPIIVFTIINLRGLSLSAKIQNIMSSALVLIVIVLFFIILGKSDLKVFFDNYLGYDKISLAKTASIIAIIPFLFVGFDVVPQVSCDLGFAPSKTHLPTIISIIFGILLYSLLNMIGALSYGPEEAAKVEWAVASSVTSKTGFIGFFFLLIAIFSAVTGGINGFMISSSKLLGALSNEKLSPAFLGKKNDKNLYPNAILFITGISLIGPWIGREVIILIVDMASVLAALAYTYVGIIGVRKGKNLFEKTMCAFSGLIGLIFIGLLLIPGSPAQLTKGSMFFLIAWTLLGFLFYRFGTRRKEKVHNSL